GATGAATTGATGGAACCTGTGTGTAACACATTTACTGCTAAGGAACCATTTAATCAACTTGGTGGTTATCCATATTTTGACCAAATAGATCCAAGAACGAACGATCAAGAACTGAAAATGTATGATAGAGTCTTACTGCAAATTGATTCTACAAGAGATGGTAATTCTTCGATTATATGGGGTGATTTAGGTATTGCCAATATCTTAGTGAAATCTACTGACCTTGAGGCTATGAAGTTTGATGATTACATGTATTCATGGGATTGCAGCTAAGAGAATCATAAAAATATATTACTTTAATAAGTGTAGTATCTATAGATCAATCTAGGGAGTGGGACATAAATGATATTTTCGCAAAATTTATTTCGTCGTCCCACCCCAACTTGCATTGTCTGTAGAAATTGGGAATCCAATTTCTCTTTGTTGGGGCCCATCCCCAACTTGCATTGCCTGTAGAATTTCTTTTCGAAATTCTCTGTGTTGGGGCCCCTGACTAGAATTGAAAAAAGCTTGTTACAAGCGCATTTTCGTTCAGTCAACTACTGCCAATATAACTTCGTAGAGCATAGAACATTGATTTATGTCCCAGCCTGTTTTCATAAGCCACAGCTAATGTGTATTTAAAAATAGGAATACATGAGTAAAACTCATGCATAAGAAATACTAATTTCTAAAGAAAAAGTATTTCTTTATGTTGGGGCCCCGCCAACTTGCACATTATTGTAAGCTGACTTACCATCAGCTTCTGTGTTGGGGCCCCGCTATAATTGAAAAGTTTGTTATAGGTGTATTTTCTTTTGGTTAACTATTGTTAATATAACATTGTAGATTTTAGGATGTTGATTTTTGACTTAGCCTTTGTCTGCTTATGTTAAATGTTCCAGCTAGTCAAACATTGAGTTTGTAATTATTATATTAAGCTAGTTTAAATTTTTTGTGATTTATGTTTTATTCATACCAATTTTGTGAAATGATACAGTGACAGATGTTTATTGATTTTAAAGGGTGATGATGATGGCTATTGTAAATAAAGTGATAATTGTTGAAGGAAAATCTGATAAAAAAAGGGTGCAACAGGTTATTGCAGAACCAGTCAATATTATTTGTACTCATGGAACAATGAGTATAGATAAGCTTGATGATATGATAGAATCACTGTATGATAAACAAGTTTTTGTATTAGCCGATTCTGATGACGAAGGAGATCGAATTAGAAATTGGTTTAAACGTTATTTGAGTGAAAGTGAACATATATTTATTGATAAAACTTACTGTCAAGTTGCGAATTGCCCCAAACAATATTTGGCGCATGTACTTTCAAAACATGGCTTTACTTGTAAGAAAGAAACACCTCTTTTACCGAATATAAATAATGAAAGGTTAGTTTTAGTAAATGAATAATTCATTAGACATCAAAGATGTAACTACATTTTATGAGGAAGA
The genomic region above belongs to Staphylococcus aureus and contains:
- a CDS encoding toprim domain-containing protein — protein: MAIVNKVIIVEGKSDKKRVQQVIAEPVNIICTHGTMSIDKLDDMIESLYDKQVFVLADSDDEGDRIRNWFKRYLSESEHIFIDKTYCQVANCPKQYLAHVLSKHGFTCKKETPLLPNINNERLVLVNE